The Microbacterium trichothecenolyticum sequence GACGACCGCGACGGGCGTGACCGGCGAGATCGTCATCTCGGCGCCGCACCTCAAGCGCGGGTACTTCCGCCTCTACCTCACCGACCGCGAGGCGCGGCGCGGCCTCGCGGACAGGTGGCACCGCACCGGTGACGTCGGCCACCTCGACGCCGACGGCCGCCTCTGGGTCGAGGGTCGCCTGCCCCACGTCATCACCACCGCCGACGGTCCCGTCACCCCGGTCGGCATCGAACAGGATGCCGAGACCGTGCCCGATGTCGTCCGCGCCGCCGCGGTCGGCGTCGGTCCCGTCGGCCGGCAGGTCGTGGTCGTGGTCGTCGAGGCCGGTGCCCGGAGGCCGGGCCTCGCCTCGCCCGAGCTCACCGCGGCCGTCCGCACCTCGACGGAGCAGACCGTCGCGGCCGTGCTCGTCGCGCCGACGCTGCCGACCGACATCCGCCACAACTCCAAGATCGACCGCTCGCGCCTCGCCGCGTGGGCCGAACATCTGCTCGCGGGCGAGAAGCCGACGGCGCCGTGAGGGTCCTCGCCACCGGCGCGTCCGGCTTCCTCGGCCGGGCCGTCGTCCGCGCCCTCCAGCAGGAGGGGCATGAGGTACGCACTCTGCAGCGCCGCCCCTCGGGCGTCGAGGGCGCCCACGACCGCCTCGGTTCGGTAACGGATCCGGATGCCGTGGCATCCGCGCTCGATGGCATCGACGGCGTCGTGCACCTCGCGGCGAAGGTGTCTCTCGCGGGAGACCCGGCGCAGTTCCGCGCCGTGAACGTCGAGGGCACCCGGACGCTTCTCGACGCGGCGCGCACCGCCGGAGTGACGCGCGTCGTCCACGTCTCCTCCCCCTCCGTCGCGCACGCCGGTCATGCCCTGGCCGGGGTGGGCGCCGAACCCGCCGATCCGGCGGCGGCGCGCGGCGAGTACGCCCGGACGAAGGCCGAGGCGGAACTGCTCGCCCTGTCGTATGCCTCGGAGAGCATGTCGCTCGTCGCGATCCGTCCGCACCTCGTCTGGGGCCCGGGCGACACTCAGCTGATCGCACGGATCGTCGACCGCGCGCGCCGCGGGCGCCTGCCGCTGCTGAACGGCGGCGCGGCGCTCATCGACTCCACGTACGTCGACAACGCGGCATCCGGGATCGTCGCCGCCCTCGACCGCGTCGACGAGGTCAGCGGCCGTGCGTACGTGCTCACGAACGGCGAGCCGCGCCCGGTGGGCGACCTGCTCGCCGGGATCTGCCGGGCCTCGGGCGTCGAGCCGCCGCGTTTCAGCGTGCCCGCGGGGCTGGCGAAGGCCGCCGGGGCGCTCGTCGAGCGCGTCTGGGCCGTACGCCCGGGTGAAGACGAGCCGCCCATGACGCGCTTCCTCGCCGAACAGCTGTCGACCGCGCACTGGTTCGACCAGACCGCGATCCGCCGCGATCTGCGATGGAGCCCCGCCGTGTCTCTCGACGAGGGCCTCCGTCGCCTTTCCCGCGCCTGACCTTCTCCCCGCGCTGTCCCCCGCGCCCTCCCTTCCCCGCGCCCTCCCCTCGTCGCCCTCCCCCGTTGACTTCGGCCAAACGCACGCGCCCCCACACCCCCGCCGTACACAAGCCCGAAGTCAACGAGAGCGAGACCCTCGCGGCCCGGGCCCGCACACGGCGGAAGGCCCGCCCCCGCGAGGGGACGGGCCTTCCGGGCGCCGAGCCGCGAGGCGGCCGGGGTCGCTCAGACCAGGTCGAACCGGTCGAGCTCGGTGACCTTGCGCCAGGCGGCGACGAAGTCGCGGACGAACTTCTCCTTGGCGTCGTCGGAGGCGTACACCTCGGCCAGCGCGCGCAGCTCGGAGTTCGACGAGAACACGAGGTCGACGCGCGTGCCGATCCCGACCTTCTCGCCCGAGCCGTCCTTCGTGCCCTCGAACGCGTGCTTGCCGCTGTCGAGCGGCTTCCACGTGGTGCCGAGGTCGAGCAGGTTCGCGAACACGTCGTTCGTGAGAGCACCGGGGGTGTCGGTGAAGACGCCCCAGTCGCTGCCGTCCCAGTTCGCCCCGATCGCGCGGAGGCCACCCACGAGCACGGTCATCTCGGGAGCCGTGAGCGTCAGCAGGTTGGCCTTGTCGAGCAGCAGGAACTCCGCGGGAAGCCGCGCCTCACGCGAGGCGTAGTTGCGGAAGCCATCGGCGATCGGCTCGAGCCAGCGGAACGACTCGATCTCGGTCTGCTCCTGCGAGGCGTCGGTGCGGCCCGGGGTGAAGGGCACCTCCACCTCGACGCCGCCGGCGAGGGCTGCCTGCTCGACACCGGCGTTGCCGGCGAGCACGAGCAGGTCGGCGATCGAGACCTTCTTGCCGTCCGTCGCCTGCGCGTCAAACTCGGCCTTGATCTTCTCGAGCACGTCGAGCACGGATGCCAGCTGCTCGGGGTTGTTGACCGTCCAGCTCTTCTGCGGCTCGAGGCGGATGCGCGCGCCGTTCACGCCGCCGCGCTTGTCGCTGCCGCGGAAGGTGGATGCCGCAGCCCACGTCGTGGTGACGAGCTGCTGCACGCTCAGGCCGCTGTCGAGGATCTGCTGCTTCAGCGCCGCGGCGTCGGCGGCGTCGATGAGCGGGTGGTCGACCGCGGGCACGGGGTCCTGCCAGACGAGCACCTCGGCGGGGACCTCGGAGCCGAGGTAACGCTCACGCGGGCCCATGTCGCGGTGGGTCAGCTTGAACCAGGCGCGGGCGAAGGCGTCCTGGAACGCGGCCGGGTCCTCGAGGAAGCGGCGCGAGATCTTCTCGTACGCCGGGTCGACGCGAAGCGCCAGGTCGCTCGTGAGCATGCGGGGCTCGCGGCGGCCATCCGAGTGCGCGAGAGGCACCATGTCGGCGCCCGCACCATTCTTCGGACGCCACTGGTGCGCGCCCGCGGGGCTCTGGAACAGCTCCCACTCGTAGGCGAAGAGGATGTGGAAGAACTCGTTGTCCCAACGGGTCGGGTGATACGTCCAGGTGACCTCGAGACCACTGGTGATGGTATCGTCGCCCTTGCCGGTGCCGTGGTCGTTCTTCCAGCCCAAGCCCTGGTCGTTGATGTCGGCGGCCTCGGGGTTGGGGCCGACGTGCGAGTCGCTCGCCGCGCCGTGCGTCTTGCCGAAGGTGTGTCCACCGGCGATGAGGGCGACGGTCTCCTCGTCGTTCATGGCCATGCGGCCGAACGTCTCGCGGATGTCGTGGGCCGACAGCTGCGGGTCGGGGTTGCCGTTGGGGCCTTCCGGGTTGACGTAGATGAGGCCCATCTGGACGGCCGCGAGCGGCTTCTCGAGCTCGCGGTTGCCCGTGTAGCGCTCGTCGCCGAGCCACGTGGTCTCGGGGCCCCAGTACACGTCGTCGTCGGGCTCCCACACGTCGGTGCGGCCGCCGGCGAAGCCGAAGGTCGGGAAGCC is a genomic window containing:
- a CDS encoding NAD-dependent epimerase/dehydratase family protein, producing MRVLATGASGFLGRAVVRALQQEGHEVRTLQRRPSGVEGAHDRLGSVTDPDAVASALDGIDGVVHLAAKVSLAGDPAQFRAVNVEGTRTLLDAARTAGVTRVVHVSSPSVAHAGHALAGVGAEPADPAAARGEYARTKAEAELLALSYASESMSLVAIRPHLVWGPGDTQLIARIVDRARRGRLPLLNGGAALIDSTYVDNAASGIVAALDRVDEVSGRAYVLTNGEPRPVGDLLAGICRASGVEPPRFSVPAGLAKAAGALVERVWAVRPGEDEPPMTRFLAEQLSTAHWFDQTAIRRDLRWSPAVSLDEGLRRLSRA
- the katG gene encoding catalase/peroxidase HPI, which translates into the protein MSDALNGCPVFHDGAAPDDNRLPVGEAPADSEPAGALPHPTQGSANRVWWPESLNVKILAKNNAQRDPLDEGFDYKAAFEALDLAAVKADIQQVMTTSQDWWPADFGHYGPLMIRMAWHSAGTYRVTDGRGGSGAGMQRFAPLNSWPDNVNLDKARRLLWPIKKKYGQSISWADLMILAGNVALEDMGFPTFGFAGGRTDVWEPDDDVYWGPETTWLGDERYTGNRELEKPLAAVQMGLIYVNPEGPNGNPDPQLSAHDIRETFGRMAMNDEETVALIAGGHTFGKTHGAASDSHVGPNPEAADINDQGLGWKNDHGTGKGDDTITSGLEVTWTYHPTRWDNEFFHILFAYEWELFQSPAGAHQWRPKNGAGADMVPLAHSDGRREPRMLTSDLALRVDPAYEKISRRFLEDPAAFQDAFARAWFKLTHRDMGPRERYLGSEVPAEVLVWQDPVPAVDHPLIDAADAAALKQQILDSGLSVQQLVTTTWAAASTFRGSDKRGGVNGARIRLEPQKSWTVNNPEQLASVLDVLEKIKAEFDAQATDGKKVSIADLLVLAGNAGVEQAALAGGVEVEVPFTPGRTDASQEQTEIESFRWLEPIADGFRNYASREARLPAEFLLLDKANLLTLTAPEMTVLVGGLRAIGANWDGSDWGVFTDTPGALTNDVFANLLDLGTTWKPLDSGKHAFEGTKDGSGEKVGIGTRVDLVFSSNSELRALAEVYASDDAKEKFVRDFVAAWRKVTELDRFDLV